CCACCGCCCGCCACGGGCAGACAAGGGCGTCAACCTGCCGCCTGGCGTGGCCGCAAGGATCGTCAGCGTGAAGCGCAGGGAGTGTCCAAGGGCGATGCGGTGGTGGCCTTCACCCGTAAAGATGTGTTGACCTTGAGTGCCCGCTACCGCGCCCAAGGCTGGAAAGTGGCCACGATCTATGGTGCGCTGGCTCCGGAAGTGCGTCGTACCGAGTCCGAGCGCTTTTCCCAAGGCGAGGCCGATGTGCTGGTGGCGACCGATGCGATCGGCATGGGTCTGAACCTGCCGATTCGCCGTGTGCTGTTCTCCACAGTGCACAAGTTTGATGGCCGCTCCATGCGCGTCCTGAACGCCACCGAAATCCGCCAGATTGCCGGCCGTGCCGGCCGCTACGGTCTGTACCCCAAAGGGTATGTGGGGGCGATGGACAAGCAGGACTTGAACCACATCCGTACGCAACTGCAAACTGAGGCACCCAGTGTGGATCTGCGTTTGCCCATCGCGCCCAGCCCCGAGCATGTCCAGGCGCTGGCGGCTTTGCTGGATAACAACAATATTGGCGCGGTGTTGCAGTATTTTGCCCAGAAGGTGGCCTCAGACAGTCCTTTGTTCCAGACGGCCGGCCTGAAAGATGCCATCGAGCTGGGTTTTTGGGTGGACCGCCTGGCACCGAAACTGGAGTTGCGCGAGAAGTTCACCTTTGCCTGTGCGCCGGTCTCGGTGGATAAAGATACCGAGCTGGATTATTTCAAACGTTGCCTGTCGGCCTATGTGGCGCAACGGCCGATGGCCCTGCCCCCGGCGCCCTCCTGGCTGAAGTCGGCCAGCCCCTCGCGTCTGGAGGATGCCGAATTGTTGAGCAAGCAGATCAGTCTGTACGCCTGGTTCAGCATGAAGTTTCCACAGGTGTTCGACCAAGGGCCCTGGCTGCCGGAAGTGCGCTCTCAAGTCAGCCGCTTTATTGAACGCAGTCTTTTGCACCAAAGCGGCTTTGGGCAGACCAGCCGCGAGGCGTTTGGAACACCCTCGCCCGGCAAGCGCTGAACCGGTTGTTAATCCCGGTGTCAGCGCGTTGGCCCGGGCGCCTCCCAGGGATTCGATCCTGTCTGGGGCGTTTGATACACTATGCTCCGTACGGAGGTGTCCGTACGGTCCGGTTAAGGGGTACCATGCCCCTATCCCTGCGCTGTTGTCTGGCGCCCTCCCTGTTTTCCAAAGCTATCTATGAATTACCGCAAGCTGACCTTGGTGTTGGCGGCGTTGGCGATGCTGGGGCCTTTTGCTACCGATGCCTATCTGCCGTCCTTTCACCGCATTGGTGTCGAATTTTCTGTTGACCAGTCAATGGTTCAGCAGACCTTAAGTCTGTATCTGTTCGGTTTTGCTTTCATGAGCCTGTTCTGGGGCATGTTGTCTGACAGTTTTGGACGTCGCCCCGTGATTTTGGCCTCCCTGATCCTGTTTCTGATCGGTTCGATTGGCTCTGCACTGGCCCCCAGTTTTTCCTGGCTGCTGTTTTTCCGTATGGTGCAAGGCTGTTCAGCAGGAGCGGGCCGGGTGGTAGGCCAGGCCCTGGCACGAGACTGTGTGCAGGGCGTCACGGCCCAGCGTTTGTTTGCCCATATCACGATGGTGTTCAGCCTGGCTCCGGCGATTGCTCCCGTGTTGGGCGGCTACTTAAGCAGCTACTCGGGCTGGCGCTCGGTATTTTGGATGCTCACGGTGCTGAGCGTCGCGCTGATCGCCGTGTGTTGGCGCCAGTTGCCTGAAACCTTGCCCGTGGCCTCCCGTCAGCCCTTGAAGTTGGGGGTTATTCTGGCTAATTACGTGCGCGCTTTGAGCAATGGCCGCTTTGTGTTGGCGATCTCGGCGATTGCCTTCGCATTTGGCGGTTTTGCCTTGTACATTTCGTCGGCAGCCAGCTTTGTGATTGGCGTATTGGGACTGACGGAGACGGCATTTGCCTGGCTGTTTCTGCCCTTTATTGGTGGCATGCTGGGTGGCTCGATAATCAATGCGCGTTTTGCCGAGAAGCTGGCCCCGGCGCGCATGATCCGCCTGGGCCTGGGCTTGATGCTGGGAGGGGCGGCATTTAACACGGTGTACAACCTGCTGTTTCAGGCAGAGGTGCCCTGGGCGGTGATGCCGATTTTTGTCTATGCCTTTGGCATGTCCATGGCCTTGCCAGGCATGACCGTGGTGACGTTGGGGACATTTCCCAGCATGCGCGGCCTGGCCTCCTCGGTACAAAGTGCCTGGCAAATGCTCTTGTTTGCTACCGTGTCCGGCGTAGTGGCCCCGCTCCTGTTTGAGAGCGGTTTGTTGCTGGCGCTGGGCATGCTGGCGGCAGCGGCCTTGTCAGCCGGTTTTTGGTGGTGCAGCCAGTTCCGTTCTCAGTGCAAGCGGGCCTGAGTCGGCTTCAGGCGCGGGGCGGCGTGTTGGTTGGCGACTCTCGGGCTATCGCCTGATTCTCTGGCAGAGCTTCGCCGTGCTCGGCTGTGGCGTCTGGGCCCGAGGCCTTGCCGGTGGGTGCCGAGGGGGTAAACCATTGCACCAGTCCCACTCCGGCCAGAATCAGCAGCACGCCCAGGATGCGGCCCATAGGTACGGGACGGGGATTCAAACCCATCAGGCCATAGTGGTCGATCAGCATGGAGCTGAGCATTTGCCCGGCCACGACGCACACAATAAAGCTGGCCGCGCCCATTCGTGGGGTCAGGATCAAGGCCGCGCTGATGTAGATCACCCCGCCAATTCCGCCCGTCCAAACCCACCAGGGCGCCTGGGCCAATTGTGCGGTCACCGGTGCGGGGGCGCGCATCAGCCAAAGCGTGGGCAGAACCAAGGCGGCGCTGATGGACAGGGACACGAGCGTGGCCCAGAGTGGGTGACCTAGCATTTTTCCCAGGATGGCATTGCTGGCAGCCTGGAACGGCACCACCGTTCCCGCAAAAACAGCCACGAACAGGCTTATCAAAGCGGTACCGGACATAGACAACTCTCCATAGAAGGTAAAACCTTATCTTGCACTATTCGTAAAACTTATTGAAATTGATAGTGCGCACAGTCATTATTCGTTCTATGGATGAGCTACGTCGTATAGACCTGAATCTGATGCTAAGCCTGCATGCCTTGTTGACGGAGCAGCATGTGACGCGTGCTGCCCATCGACTGCATAAAAGCCAACCTGCGGTCAGTCACGCCTTGGCGCACTTGCGCCAGGTGTTTAACGATCCCTTGCTGATACGTCGAGGCTCGCGGCTGGAGCTGACAGCGATGGCGCTGCAATTGCAGCGTCCCTTGGAACAGGCTTTGCAGCAGCTCAATGCTTTGCTGGATACGGGGGGCTTTGACCCGGTCAGCGAGCAACGTGAATTTCGTCTGGCCATGTCTGATTACGGTGCGCAAATCGTACTGCCGCCCCTGATGCGACGTTTACGACAGCAGGCACCGGGGATTCGGCTGGCGGTAAGCCAGGCCAGCCGCGAGGCCATGCTGGCCCAACTCAGTGATGGTGAGATTGATCTGGCCTTTGGCGTGTTCTCGGAAATGGCGGCCAGCTTGCAGGCGCAGACTTTGTTTGATGAGCATTTGATCTGCATCGCTGATCAAGCCAGCCTGAGCGGCGGGCAGCCCCTGGGCCTGGACGAGTGGTTGCAGCGTCCACATGTGTTGCTGGCCATGCGCCCCGGCGGCGAGAGCGAGGTCGACAAGGCCTTGAGCCAGCATGGCCTGCACCGGCAGATTGTGCTTTCCTTGCCGCACTGGAGTGCAGCGGCCCAGGTGCTGGAGGGCACGGACTTGATCCTGACAGTCTCCAGTCGTAGTGCCGAGCATTTACGCGATCAGGCCAGACTGGTGTTTTTCCAGCCCCCCCTGCCCATTCCCCCCGTCTTGTTTCAGCAAGTCTGGCATCGTCGCCGCCACACTGACCCAGCCCACGCCTGGTTGCGCCAGCAGGTGATGCAGTGCTGCCAAACCTAGGCTTTACCCTTTATGACGGCCTATCGCTTGACGATAGGGCCTGCAGTTTCCGACAATTTACGCTTACCGTTGAATTTCGCTTTTTATCCGTTTAAACGACGGGATAAAACGTTTGGATGACGCTCTGCGACCGGTGTGTCGCGTTTTTTTACTCATTGTTGATGAACCCCGCTACTGCCTTGAATCTGGATGAAGACACCTTGCACAAAGAGGCACGAGCTTGGGTCAGCCGCCTGAAAACGTCCTCGCTGACCTCTCGTCAGGCTCGGGAGCTGCGCCGCTGGTGTGGCCGCAGCCCTTCCCATGCGTCCGCCTTTGCTCATGCTCGCGAACTGTGGGATGCCATGCCCCAGCATCGCGAAGACTGGCTACGTGAGGCCAAGCTGACCCAAAAACGTGGCCATCGGCCTTTGCGCCGTGCCTTGCTGGGCGGCCTGCTGCTGGGTGGCGGTTTATACCTGGTCGCCAGGCCACCGTTGCAACTGTGGCCCTCGCTGGCAGATTTGCGTGCCGATTACCGTACCGGTGCGGGTGAGCAGCGGCGCGTGCAGTTGCTCGATCATGTCTGGCTGGACATGAATACGCGCAGTCGTTTGAATGTCAGCGATGATCCACATCTGGGCCGGGTCGTGGCCTTGCTTGAGGGCGAAGTGGAAGTGCGCCAGTCCGAACGTTCGGCATCGGTCTGTACCGTGTTTGCTGGTGCCGGGTCCATTCAGACCTTTAACGGCCGCAGCAATATTCGTTATGTGAATGGCGAAACCGAGGTGACGTGTTTGTCAGGCAGCGCCCAGGTGGATTTCGGTGGACAGGGTTATCGTCTGGCGGCCGGCGAGAGGCTGGTCTACGGACGCCACACCATCAGCGCGGTGCAAACCGTTCTGGAGAAGGATTTTCCTGCCTGGCGCCAGGGCCGGCTGGTCTTTCATGAACAGCCCTTGTCCCAGGTGGTGGCCGAGCTGAACCGATATTGGGCCGGGCACGTGATTCTACGGGACGCGTCCTTGGGTTCTATCCTGGTCAGCTTCGGGGTCAGTCTGGATAATTTGTCGGAGGCGCTGGACATCTTGCAGCAGCTCTACGGTCTGGATGCAATGCGTCTTCCCGGCGGGATTGCTCTGCTAAGTCGCGCCTGATTTTGGTACGCCCCCCTTGTCCTCGTCACAACAGGGCAGCGAATGCCGGTCGCTGCCGGCATTCGTGAACAACAAGAGCTACATACAGCGCAGAGGATGCCTGTCATAGGTAACAAGGCCAGGGTAATACCCTGGCCTTGTTTGCTTGCGACCTGGAGGCGTTCCTGCAGACCCGCTCCAGTACGGCCGCTGTGTAGCGTGGTCGCCCTTATTCCTGCGCTTGCTCCGCTACGTGCAAGCGGCTGACGTGTACCGTGGCGATACGACGCTGGCTGACTTCGGTAATTTCAAAGCGCAGGCCCTCAGCTTCAACGACCGTGCCCACGGTGGGCAGGGAGTCCAGACGCTCCAGCAGGAAACCGGCGACCGAGTTGAAGCTGTTGTCTTTCAGGAGCAGATCGTCTGCTTCGACCGCCTGGGCCAGCAAGAGCAGATCTATGCTGCCGTCCACCTGCCACAGGTTGGGGCCGATCTGCTGGATGGCAGGCTGCTCGTCCTCGTCCGGGAACTCGCCGGCAATCGCTTCCAGAATGTCGATGGGTGTCAGCAAGCCCTCAATGGCGCCGTACTCGTCAGTGACCAGCACGAATTGGCCGTTGGACTGCTTTAGCATGGCAATCGCGCTCAGCACATCGGTGTGCTCGTGCACGATGATGGGTTCACGCAGATCCGGCCACAGCTTGACCTGTGGGTACTCGTCCAGATCCGCCAGCAGGTCCTTGGCGCGCGCTACACCGACGACCTGGTCCAGATCTCCCTGACAGACGGGCAAAAAGCTGTGGGGGGTCGCGCGCAACTGTTGACGCAAGGTGTCGGTGGTGTCTTCGATGTTCAGCCAGGTGAT
This genomic interval from Alcaligenes ammonioxydans contains the following:
- a CDS encoding LysR family transcriptional regulator; this translates as MDELRRIDLNLMLSLHALLTEQHVTRAAHRLHKSQPAVSHALAHLRQVFNDPLLIRRGSRLELTAMALQLQRPLEQALQQLNALLDTGGFDPVSEQREFRLAMSDYGAQIVLPPLMRRLRQQAPGIRLAVSQASREAMLAQLSDGEIDLAFGVFSEMAASLQAQTLFDEHLICIADQASLSGGQPLGLDEWLQRPHVLLAMRPGGESEVDKALSQHGLHRQIVLSLPHWSAAAQVLEGTDLILTVSSRSAEHLRDQARLVFFQPPLPIPPVLFQQVWHRRRHTDPAHAWLRQQVMQCCQT
- a CDS encoding FecR family protein: MNPATALNLDEDTLHKEARAWVSRLKTSSLTSRQARELRRWCGRSPSHASAFAHARELWDAMPQHREDWLREAKLTQKRGHRPLRRALLGGLLLGGGLYLVARPPLQLWPSLADLRADYRTGAGEQRRVQLLDHVWLDMNTRSRLNVSDDPHLGRVVALLEGEVEVRQSERSASVCTVFAGAGSIQTFNGRSNIRYVNGETEVTCLSGSAQVDFGGQGYRLAAGERLVYGRHTISAVQTVLEKDFPAWRQGRLVFHEQPLSQVVAELNRYWAGHVILRDASLGSILVSFGVSLDNLSEALDILQQLYGLDAMRLPGGIALLSRA
- a CDS encoding DMT family transporter; the protein is MSGTALISLFVAVFAGTVVPFQAASNAILGKMLGHPLWATLVSLSISAALVLPTLWLMRAPAPVTAQLAQAPWWVWTGGIGGVIYISAALILTPRMGAASFIVCVVAGQMLSSMLIDHYGLMGLNPRPVPMGRILGVLLILAGVGLVQWFTPSAPTGKASGPDATAEHGEALPENQAIARESPTNTPPRA
- a CDS encoding multidrug effflux MFS transporter, whose translation is MNYRKLTLVLAALAMLGPFATDAYLPSFHRIGVEFSVDQSMVQQTLSLYLFGFAFMSLFWGMLSDSFGRRPVILASLILFLIGSIGSALAPSFSWLLFFRMVQGCSAGAGRVVGQALARDCVQGVTAQRLFAHITMVFSLAPAIAPVLGGYLSSYSGWRSVFWMLTVLSVALIAVCWRQLPETLPVASRQPLKLGVILANYVRALSNGRFVLAISAIAFAFGGFALYISSAASFVIGVLGLTETAFAWLFLPFIGGMLGGSIINARFAEKLAPARMIRLGLGLMLGGAAFNTVYNLLFQAEVPWAVMPIFVYAFGMSMALPGMTVVTLGTFPSMRGLASSVQSAWQMLLFATVSGVVAPLLFESGLLLALGMLAAAALSAGFWWCSQFRSQCKRA